In the genome of Epinephelus fuscoguttatus linkage group LG4, E.fuscoguttatus.final_Chr_v1, the window TTGTCTCCCTCACTAGAGCCTAAGCTCTGACTGAACTCAGATGAGTTGCTGCTGTAGTTGGAGTCCGTCCTCTTGTGACCAGATTTGCTTGAACTCTGGTTAGgggtgagaaaaaaaaccatGTTATAGAGGAAATAAGTAGCCAGACATAAACCTGTTTCATCATGATAAGCatttttctaatgtcacaaaTAATTTGTTCACAGACGCCCCGTTGTTACATGTTTGTACAGGCAACtggtttctgtgtctctgtactCTACAGAACTACTGAACTGAGTCCGTTTGTGGCACAATCTTGAAATTCCCATGTTGTTAAAAGCCAATGCTCAAGATGTATCAAATGACAACTACTGTTGCAATGAATGTGAACACCATGAAGCTAAATTAAATGTTCCTCACAATGCTGACATTCATCTCCTCCTTCAGGTCTCTGTGCCGCTCCTCCAGATGCAGGTGTTCACTCAGCAGGCTTTGGTAGCGAGAGCGCTCTTCAGTTAATTCCTTTTCCAGCTGTTTTGCATTCTCAATGGTTTTAATAtctgaaacaaaacagttttgtttatCATTCATTTTACATGCAGCCATTACTTAAAGGTCTACTgtataggatttagtggcatctcattgtgaggctgcagattgcaactaattggaacttctcctgtgtgccaagcataaAGAAGCGCTAGCGTGGCCGACGCAAAAACAgcaatggccctgtctagagccagtgtttgtttgtccactctgggctactgtagggCAACATGGTGAACTCTGTGAACGAGGctctgctctgtatgtagaaaTCAAtggctcattcaaaggtaatgagaacacaattcttattttcaggtgattatacactcaagaaaacatacttattatattgtattcttTTCTGCCActatattcccctaaatcctacaaactggacctttaaagactGTGGATATTATAAGTGAACTGCTCAGTACCTGTTAAGTGATCAGCTTGTTCCAGGATTAGTTTGTTCAGTTCGTCTTTCTCGCTGTTCAGCAAGCTGTTCTTCATATTAAGTTCTTCTACCACCTGATAAAGAAAGGAGGCAAAATCATGTAATCTTAGTCTTTTTCTTATTCATTATATCTTTTGAGGTTCTAGGAAATGACAAAACTGGAGCAAAATAGGTTAATTAAATGCCCAAAGGGTCAAAATGACAAGttcatattttacatttcattctGTCCTTTTGTAATTCAGATGTTTCCATTCTGTCCAGGAGATTTTGGACAAACAGTCTtaaaaattataaaacaaatgAGCAGGCAGCTTAAAAAAGCAGAAGATCATGGGATCACACATCTAAGGGGAGAAGCAAATGCCTGGCCCACATAAACATACTTAGATAAGACAAAACTAAACAGCCCACTAATTCAGGAAAACTCAATTTGAGGATGAAAGAtaagttaattggtgacttgaacactgaggaaaataaacagaatGCTGCTGTATGACCTTGTGTGCAAAAAACAGTGCTGGCTCCAATATGATTTCAACCAATGTCATTAAAAGGTGCAAATGTATCTCCACCAATTTTATGTCATTAACCTCGCCTACTGCCATTCCagataattattaaaaaaagagagagagagagaactatACGGAAAACTCTAGGGTTGCCTGTCAGTCAAGTTGGATAAATCTAGATGAAGTAGACCTACCTGTTTTGTATGCTCCTTGTAGACTCTTGTCTGTTCTTCCAggtcttctttctctctgcgGGTGTTGTCCAGCTCCTGCTGAAGGAAAGAGAGCTGCTCCAGCAGCGAGGGAAGCGTCGCTGCCTTggctctggtctcctgctctgATTTCCGTAGATTTTCGATCTCTctgttctgtttctctctctcagtaGTCTGAGTCTTCTCCACAAGATTCAGCCTCTCACTGAGCTCTCTGTTTTCTTTATGCTGCAGGGGGGGGAAACACACGCATGCGGTGCATGTGATACAACAACTCCCAATGACCCAATATTTTTCCAGGaacagtttaatttttttggaTTCCAGAGCAAACAACTACTTAACTCAGCCAAAACTAGATGCTCATACTCACCTGCTCATTTATCTTGTGCTGCAACTGCAGAATCTTGTTCTCCATGCCAATGTTGAGCTTCTTGAAGTGCTCCACAGAGCGGGCCTCCACTTTCAGCTTCTTTAATTCCCTCTTGGCCTTCATGCGAcgtacacagctctgcagcaggatGATGGCTGCCATGGTGCGTCTGTAATGCTGTCTAGCCAGCAAGCCTCTCACCCATTTCTGGATGACAATAGCTTTCTGCTCAAACATCAactgtgaaaaaagacaaatatttagGTTAAAGTTAAGTCAGGTTTATGAGTGGAATGATAATGACAACACTTGCAACAAGTGAATACAAGAGGTGAGGTGAAAATCCAGCAGCCGGGTGTAAAACATTTTGGATTCTCTCCTAAACTTGATGGTAAGATTAAGCCTACGTAAAAAGTGctaacacatttttatcaagTAATCTGCATTACCATCGTGTGTTTCAGTCTCACGTACTTGTTGCCAGTCCATTCACagtgttaaataaaaacatttagcaTGTGTCCCAGTTTACTTCCTGttgcactgtatgtgaatgacatcagTTAAAATACCATTTATGTTAGAAGTGTTAACAAGGTCAACAAGGTTAGTATGAATATTGTCAGCCTCTATTCATATGACTTAATGATTAAGACTGCTACACAGCGATCAAGGTTTAGGAAGTGCAAAACAATCTGGTGTACTCTGTGTGCTGCCACTACAAGCCTTTGCTGCCTCAACAATGTTACTAACGGAACCTGGCACATCTGTGCTTCCTTTGAGCTGGAAACTTCTCCATGTTATATTCATGAGGCACTAATTCCTGTTTTCTTTGTGGCACCCATTAAATCCAGTTTGGTCATTGTAATATTCAACTATCAGGTTCCTCTATTGGTTGACCTTAATCAAACTCAAAAATACTCAACAGGCAAGCGAAATCAAGGCTAATGCTGATTGCCTGCTGGAATTATGttataaaaatttaattttgactacaAAACCTTCAAGCACAGGAAACCTTAAAAGTGTGGAGTTATAACTTATCCAATGGCATTACCTTATGGTACTGCTTTCTAGCCATGTAAGCCCTCAAGCAGCACTGAATAGTGATAGCTGCAGAGCGCTGCTGCTGGTAGTGTCTCCTGGCCACCCACATACGCACATTCTTCTGAATGAGAACAGCTGCTCTGGTTCTTCGCAGAAACTTGACATAGCTgacaggagaaaaacaaacatggaagAAATTTGCTGGATCAGCTCCAAGTTGTTTTATCTGTCAACTTCTtattctgctgctgttttaatgtCTCCACTCACCAGCGTGCCTGGTGACCCCGTACATGTCTCTGTATGGTGATGGCAGATTCCCTCATCCTCAGGTACTTCTTGCGAGCCAGCCAGCAGCGGATGGTCTTCTGGATGCGGACACAAGCCATACGCAGCTTGTCTGAACGCAGCTTCTCCAGGTAAGCCACCTGACCAGCCCTGAAGAAGATCTTGCTTTTGCCAAACTGATACTTATCCTCATCCTAGGAGCCACATTGAATATACATTAGCAAATATAATACGTAATATTTTAGTGGGTCTGTGAATGTTATATCTATTTTGTTACTGACATTATGAGGATGCTTTCATACAGTTCAGACATACCTTTACAAGTTTTTCCAGAAGATTCTTGCAGGTTTGCTTTCTGTCAGAGAGCACATCCTTCTGCTTCATAAGGACCCGATAACGACAGAAGAATTCCTGATAGGTCCATCTGCAATATTCATGTAAATAAGACAAGTTGGATATGTTAATTTCATAGGTCTGCGTCTTCTAAACATACAAATCTTCCATGGCCCTGTGCTCTGTACCAGGTGCTGTTGTTGATATGCTACCTAGATGGGAAGCCTGCTGCAGAGATCCGTATTGTTTCCAGGATGCCACATGCTCGAAGCTGCTGCACTGCCCTCACAGGATCCAAGCTAAatgaaagataaaaacattCATGAAAACACCCGCCACAAAAATGAGTGTAATACTCTTTCATCTGTCCTAGTTGCAGATAATCTAAGTTAAATCTTTCTCACGTGAATGGTGATTTAAGGTCATTTGGCTTGATGCAGCGGACGTAGTGAGGAGTTGTAGCGTTTAGTGTGTCCATCAGCAAATGTAGAGACTGTCGAAACtgagaaaaagacaacaataaATCCTTCATAAGTAAATATGGAAATACatgaaaggcaaaaaatgctTGAACTTTAGTTTAAACATGCGTTATCAGATTTTTGTATGACAATCATTTAGGGGTGATCCAGTCATACATTTTTAGTAGTTATTTCCTTAGTGGGGATGTTTCTAACAACTTATATTCCTGACATTAAAACAGAAGTGGAAAACTTAGACTAGTCAACTAGTcttaaagtaagaaaacactcagaaaacagtcaaaattgagCATATATTATTAGGGCCATTTGAAAttgtaaatcacattttttaatgtccaaattgtattttaaatgctgctgaaatatgCGGCACTTTCATGAACACTGTATTTTAgtttactgtattttaaaagttaacAAATCACTTATTGAAAACAATATTCTTTAGAAAAATAACTCTTTAGGACATGTGATTTTTACAGTAGCATTTTCATTGGGCGAGTGCAATCACATAAAATTTTAATAAAAAGCTGAAtcgactaatatttctggtacCAACTAGTGAGTGTGGCAGCATTTAATCAACTAGTCAACTAATCATGTACTACCTTAAAGGCAATTAAATCTAACCAGCTGAGAAAACAATtacattaaatataattttcagTGACGAGAAGTTTTTAATCATGCATTTCCCCTCACCACCAATGTGATGTTGCCTGCTCTTTGTGCTCTCACCTGAAATCCCACAGTCTTCTTATTATCCCTCTGAGTCGGACCGGCCCTCCCAGTGACACTACTACGCTTGTTTGTAGAACTTGTTGCCTTCTCATCATCCTCAAACAGCTTCACCAGCCAGTCGACCTAAAAAGATCATTTTTCAGATATCAAAGGGACGAAATGCAAAGTTATCACTGAACAGCAGATGGCAGTGTTTTCAATCTGACATTCAAAAGTGGGTGTATTTCCTCCAATGGTTGTGGTTGAACAATTCTAGGGTGTGTGCCCAGGGACTTGCAACACACAAATATACTTAAAATAATATGCTCAGAGTTGAGGAGGCGTTGACACTGAACTGCTGTTACCTCCTTAAACTGACTAATTAAAAAGTTCAAATATTGTGAACCATTTATAAAGCATTTCACCTTGCTCTTTTTCAACACATTTATCTGCTCCTCATTGACTGTGTCCTTGTTTTTCTCCAGGAAACCCTCACACTGGTACTCCACCTAGGCACAAAGGACCAGGTCACACAGTGTTCTTTGACTGGAAAAGTAAAGGTCACATTCATCATTCAGAGTCTGAGGAGAACTGAATTAGTACTGagctagtaaaaaaaaaaaaccatcaaacATCTGTGGTGAAAGCATATAATTTTGACTTTGCAGCCAAAGTGAGGACAATTTCACACTCAACACTTGTGGTGCTCTTCGTTAGAAGACATGAGTCACACATCTGCTGACCACTGAGATGCACCATGAGACATACAGTCATGTTTTACCTTGTCTGCAAAGTGGAGGATGATGAAAGCTCTATTTGATAACCTGGGTTTATCAAAGTGAGCGTTCTGCTTCAGGAGGGTGTTATACAGTTTCTGGGCCCATGTGTCGTCAGAGCCTTTGGGCATCTATGGAAACAGGAAGAGCTGACACATCAGTTATTCATGGAATTACTCATAACCTCCAAACATAGCATTGTGGTGATTCCTCCAGTGGAAAgtaactgaaaagaaaaaagtaaaactgcCTTTTACCTTGCACTCCTCATCCAGAAGGTCCAGAACACCCAGCTTGGCCTCAATGAGATCAATACAAGGCTGGTTGTCGTCAAAGTCAATCAATGTCCAGGGGATCTCCTCTTTCATGTACTCCTCTTGCTCCAGTTTGAAGACATGCTGGGGGGGTGACAGCTGAAAATGACTTACATGTACATTTTagctacaaaataaatacactgagCAAGAAAGACACATACCAGGTTGAACTGTTGTTGAAGCTTCTCGTTGGCGTAATTGATGCAAAACTGTTCAAAGCTGTTGATCTCAAATGTTTCAAACCTGAGGAAAAATACATGTTTGAAGTAAAATATGACTGATCATCCAGGGTacagaaatgaacaaaaaacatcacataCCTGCAGATGAAAACATACCCATAAATATCAAGCACACCAATGAAGGAATGTTGTTTTGCTGTGGACTTTAAGGCGATGTTAATACTGCCCACAATCCAGCTGAAGAGTCTGGCGTAGATGTGTTTGGCCAGAGCATCTCGGCCATTGATAGCATTCATTTTGGAGACGGACTTGACGAAGGTCTCTGTGGTCGTTTGGAGTTTCCTGTGACATAACCAGTGGGCCATTTCTTCACAGGGCACCCCCATCAGCTCACAGAACACCATCAGGTGGGCATTGTCTGGCTGGAAACACATCAAAGGAGTTCTTCAccaacaaaatgaccatttgcataTTAATTAAtaagtcatgctgtgttaccttgaatttgtaaaaagaagtttgtttttcttgcatgccttcaaggaaaatggcaaacatattgatttattgattcacacaactcgtgcagtgtaatccaagtctcatttatccaattACAGTCACatgctcagtatttcccaaacacGTGCTTTTTCACTAGAAGTATTtagtatttaaaactgaactgaatttgaAACTTATCTATtctctcatcaaagccagagaaaatgcatgtgtttgagagTACTGAGCATAAAGATGGATAAACGTGaactggattatactgcaggaattgtgtgagagtttgcaacCAGATGTTCTGATACTGTTctactgttgttaaacatggtccccaattaatcaataaatcaatatcttTGCCATTTTCCGTGAAGGcccacaagaaaaacaaagttttcttcacaaattaaaggtaacacagcatgactaactgattcacaatcattTAAGTCCTTTCACGATAATGCCTGAACAGGTACAGatctgtgtttcagtgtttacCAAGATGCTGCTTTTGTCTGCTGACTGCTCTTTCACCTCCACGTTGCTAAGATGGAGAATAGCTGCCAGAATTTGGTAAATTGCCATTTGATCACTTTCACTGATTCCTacaatgaaaacagaacaataaaattAGAAATAATGATCAATCATGTCAACCAGAGacagaaaatatatatgtaaagtGCTGTCCattcaacatgttgaaaatacaaaacttACTCACCTAACAGTGAGAAGGCCCTCCTGGTATTGCACATGTCATTGGCATCATCCACACCATCTATGACTGGGCTCTGACCCTGGTTAGTACAGTGGAAGTCATCTGCGCAACCTTCAAACATTAATCAGTCATATAAACTATTGTTCTAGATAGACTATAtagatctgttttttttgttttaaaatcctGCTAAAAAGACTGCTTATGTTGGTTACTGTCATACCTAACTTGAAGGCTTTGAACTCTGGTAAATGTGAAGAGGCACACAGCTGGTAGAATATATGGTAATTCCTTTCTTCAGGGGCCTAAAAGTAgtgcaaagagacacacaatgtaAACAAAGTAAATTACACAATTACTGCAAACATATACAGTGAAATTAATAGCTCTCTGCAAGCACATTGCTTAAACTGATAGTATAAAATAGTTCACAGTTGCTTAAAAAATCCAATATGTTGTCATCTTCCTGAGTCAAGGCTGGGCAGGCTAAACTATgtgttatgttgtttgttaatACGTTGCTAAGATATACGCGTTACATTTTACATGCACTTGAGTGTTTCAAATCCATTAACTGCCAGCAGAAACATAGATTATAGAAAGATAAGGAGAGCTGACCACATTCTGACActgagtcacacacagacatgtgagTTCAAATCATAGCAGTGAAATTTACCTGAAACACAACTCTAGACTTTTCCAGTAAGTAGGTCCTCATGTTAGCTCCAATAATACAATGCCTCTTATCGAACCCAATCTCAATGTACTTCCCAAAGCGACTGCTGTTGTCATTCCGTGTTGTCTTGGCGTTCCCAAGAGCCtagaagaaacacacaaaaggCTCTCAGTAACCTTTGTCATTTTATGCTTCATCTTATTTTCCCTCAGTGTTAAATGTTACCTCCATGATGGGGTTGGAGGCGAGGACTCTCTCCTCGACGTTGGCCTCACCCGAGGAGCAGCTGACAGTGGCAAAGTAACGCATAGCGTACTTAGCAGAGACAGTTTTGCCAGCTCCCGACTCTCCACTCACTATAATGGACTGGTTTCTTTCATCTCTGTGTGAAAATATGTGATGACATGAAGCTGAGTATAATTttataatactttttttttttttttttacttcattcAATACCTGTCATGTGAATAAAAGTGTTCAGTTGTGTAAAATACCTACACCACTCCTCTCTATCCAGATAATTtctataaatatacattttgaaaatgttcaaattactaaaatatttttaaatatacagtacaggccaaaagtttggacacaccttctcattcaatgcattttctttattttcatgactatttacattgtagattctcactgaaggcatcaaaactatgaatgaacacatgtggagttatgtacttaacaaaaaaaggtgaaataactgaaaacatgttttatattctagtttcttcaaaatagccaccctttgctctgattactgctttgcacactcttggcattctctccatgagcttcaagaggtagtcacctgaaatggtttccacttcacaggtgtgccttatcagggttaattagtggaatttcttgctttatcaatggggttgggaccatcagttgtgttgtgcagaagtcaggttaatacacagccgacagccctattggacaactgttaaaattcatgttatggcaagaaccaatcagctaactaaagaaaaacgagtggccatcattactttaagaaatgaaggtcagtcagtccggaaaattgcaaaaactttaaatgtgtccccaagtggagtcgcaaaatccatcaagcgctacaacgaaactggcacacatgaggaccgacccaggaaaggaagaccaagagtcacctctgcttctgaggataagttcatccaagtcaccagcctcagaaatcacaagttaacagcagctcagatcagagaccagatgaatgccacacagagttctagcagcagacccatctctagaacaactgttaagaggagactgcgcgaatcaggccttgatggtcaaatagctgctaggaaaccactgctaaggagaggcaacaagcagaagagatttgtttgggccaagaaacacaaggaatggacattagaccagtggaaatctgtgctttggtctgatgagtccaaatttgacatctttggttccaaccgccgtgtctttgtgagacgcagaaaaggtgaccagatggattccacatgcctggttcccactgtgaagcatggaggaggaggtgtgatggtgtgggggtgttttgctggtgacactgttggggatttattcaaaattgaaggcacactgaaccagcatggctaccacagcatcctgcagcgacatgccatcccatccgctttgcgtttagttggacgatcatttatttttcaacaggacaatgaccccaaacacacctccaggctgtgtaagggctatttgaccaagaaggagagtgatggagtgctgcggcagatgacctggcctccacagtcaccggacctgaacccaatcgagatgttttggggtgagctggaccgcagagtgaaggcaaaggggccaacaagtgctaaacacctctgggaactccttcaagactgttggaaaaccatttcaggtgactacctcttgaagctcatggagagaatgccaagagtgtgcaaagcagtaatcagagcaaagggtggctattttgaagaaactagaatataaaacatgttttcagttatttcacctttttttgttaagtacataactccacatgtgttcattcatagttttgatgccttcagtgagaatctacaatgtaaatagtcatgaaaataaagaaaacgcattgaatgagaaggtgtgtccaaacttttggcctgtactgtatatcaaacAACTCTGACAAATACATGGCGCTCAACTTCTGCAGTAGTGGGCCAATCatacacaacattaaaatgagGAATGGGGTGATTAGTTACAAGCAAAACCATATACAGTCATTTATTTCTAGATCTGGGACCAAAAAGGGTTGAATGCAGGTATCATTTGATTGGAAAACTTCCAATTCTAATTGGCGCTATTATTTTGGGCGATACCTTGAATGTATCTAGTGCCAATACCCAGTCCTGGATGACATACAACCCAAATATcagcttaaataaataaacagtacaaGCGTAAAAGGAAAGTAACATTTGATTGGCTCTGAAATGCAAAATTAAATGTATTGTGAAGTTACCACACCTGGCCATTTGTTTGTATGCTTCCTCTGCCACTGCAAATATATGGGGGTCCATGTCCCCCATGTTCTGCCCACTGTAGGCATTGATGATGTCAGCTTCATAGATGGGCAGGTTCTCATAAGGGTTAATAGCAACCAGGACAATACCTAAATACCACAAGGG includes:
- the LOC125886841 gene encoding unconventional myosin-Va-like, with protein sequence MAASELYAKYARVWLPDATDVWKSAELIKDYTPGDLKLTVQLDDGTEVEHKIDPRTNDLPPLRNPNILVGENDLTSLSYLHEPAVLHNLKVRFIDSKLIYTYCGIVLVAINPYENLPIYEADIINAYSGQNMGDMDPHIFAVAEEAYKQMARDERNQSIIVSGESGAGKTVSAKYAMRYFATVSCSSGEANVEERVLASNPIMEALGNAKTTRNDNSSRFGKYIEIGFDKRHCIIGANMRTYLLEKSRVVFQAPEERNYHIFYQLCASSHLPEFKAFKLGCADDFHCTNQGQSPVIDGVDDANDMCNTRRAFSLLGISESDQMAIYQILAAILHLSNVEVKEQSADKSSILPDNAHLMVFCELMGVPCEEMAHWLCHRKLQTTTETFVKSVSKMNAINGRDALAKHIYARLFSWIVGSINIALKSTAKQHSFIGVLDIYGFETFEINSFEQFCINYANEKLQQQFNLHVFKLEQEEYMKEEIPWTLIDFDDNQPCIDLIEAKLGVLDLLDEECKMPKGSDDTWAQKLYNTLLKQNAHFDKPRLSNRAFIILHFADKVEYQCEGFLEKNKDTVNEEQINVLKKSKVDWLVKLFEDDEKATSSTNKRSSVTGRAGPTQRDNKKTVGFQFRQSLHLLMDTLNATTPHYVRCIKPNDLKSPFTLDPVRAVQQLRACGILETIRISAAGFPSRWTYQEFFCRYRVLMKQKDVLSDRKQTCKNLLEKLVKDEDKYQFGKSKIFFRAGQVAYLEKLRSDKLRMACVRIQKTIRCWLARKKYLRMRESAITIQRHVRGHQARCYVKFLRRTRAAVLIQKNVRMWVARRHYQQQRSAAITIQCCLRAYMARKQYHKLMFEQKAIVIQKWVRGLLARQHYRRTMAAIILLQSCVRRMKAKRELKKLKVEARSVEHFKKLNIGMENKILQLQHKINEQHKENRELSERLNLVEKTQTTEREKQNREIENLRKSEQETRAKAATLPSLLEQLSFLQQELDNTRREKEDLEEQTRVYKEHTKQVVEELNMKNSLLNSEKDELNKLILEQADHLTDIKTIENAKQLEKELTEERSRYQSLLSEHLHLEERHRDLKEEMNVSISSSKSGHKRTDSNYSSNSSEFSQSLGSSEGDNSSIQTEDETQATVDLPVLLKLQRRVKELEQDKHSLLQQLDKKEEAQQEKAKEVEKQRTAGRAELDLETLKRQELESENKKLKQDLNELRKSLTNESSELAPPAPGSLPYNILLDQLDSSNEELEMRKEEVLLLRSHMVRQEALKHKDSALGEGVKLELSEMPSFQDVDRSEIHTLNEDGELWLAYEGLKETNRLLECQMREQERVHNEENKKLAEEVKKLKAEKEQQQKLLAQSLLLPEDARIDASLKHEITRLTNENLELMEQQEQQDKNMRKLKKQLKLYMKKVEDFEANAQQKNKAPVMTTPGKAVNITRKEKEYRGMLEYREGDESRLLKSLVVDLKPRGVAVSFTPGLPAYIIFMCVRYADNVNDDQRLSTLLNSTISSIKGVIKRRGGDFEVVSFWLANTCRFMHCLKQYSGDEAFIQYNTPKQNEHCLANFELSEYHQVFGDLAIQIYRQLIKCIEDTLQPLIVASMLEQETIQGVLGSKPTGLRKRSTSFHEAVTVEVLLQRLSLLHTTMNQHGMDMELIKQLVKQQFYIICAVTLNHLLLRKDMCSWSKGLQIRYNVWQLEEWLAERGLTDCGAKETLEPLVQAAQLLQIKKKTQADALAICNMCSALTTVQIVKVLTLYTPVVEFEERVSTTFITMIKDLLKDRVDSSTLMMDAKKIFSVTIPFTPSSVALEAIQIPASLNLGFLARI